GTCTAGAATCTTAGAGATTTTAGATAAATGGTTTTCTGACATTCATCAGTCGGTTGAAAGATTGGCGGTTACGACGGCGACCAAATCGAGATTTGAGAAGGAAGAGATCAAAGAGCAGTTGAAATTACACTTAGATTGGTGCAATTTATCTGAGATGACCTCCGTTCCATCTTTTTTTATTGATGGAGCCTTAATTCCTTTGATTTACCACCCGAATGATTTACTTGTGTTATTAAATCAGTTAAAAGACGTAAGTTGAACTTCTGCAATTGATGTGTCTAAGTATTTGGAGGATAGAGGAATAACTTTTAATGATGGATATACGGAAACGCGACCACTTTTATGGAGCAGCCTTGCTTGGTTGAAAAATCGGGTTGAGGGACTCATTTGACCAAATAAAATTCCCGAACTAGTTCTAAAAAAGTAATTATATAGCAAGATGGATTTGAGTCCAAAGTATAGGCTCTTAGCCTTTTTCAAAAGGATTGAGGCAACGATAATAGCACAGATTACGAAAGATTGTGTTAACAACAGACAGCAACTTGCATCAAATAAGGTATATAGCGAAGTTGCTTCCATAATCAACCGGCAGGGGGCTTTATACCCAATGATCACCGTGATTACTCCTTCCACGGGTAGCGAAGTGTTATTAAAGGCTATTGATAGTGTCCTACATCAAGATTTTCATGATATTGTCCATCTTATTGTTGCGGATGGCGAGGATTGTAAAGAAAATATTCTGAGGATGGTAAATGATTTTGACCAAGATCGATGCAAGGTGATGGTTTTGCCGTTCAATACCGGACGAAATGGTATGAACGGACATCGAATCTATGCCGCATTGCCGTTTCTGGTTAATTCGGAATATATTTTCTTTTTAGATCAGGACAATTGGCTGGATGCAAATCATATCAGTAGCATGATTTGTATGATGGAGAAAGACAAGCTCGATTGGGTATTTTCGATGCGCAAAATATTTACTGAAGATGGTGTATTTGTAACCAATGATAATTGTGAAAGCTTAGGTGATTATGGGTGTTATTCCCAACTACCGAATCTTGTCGACACCAATTGTTATGGATTCAGGAGAGATACACTTGTCCGATCTGCTCATTATTGGTATCACCCTTTAAGAGCTGACCGATACTTTTTTCATCACCTACGTAGGGAATCGCCGAATTATAAATGTACAGGACTATACACCGTTAATTACCGGCTAACAGAAAACAGATCGCCCTATCCTGAGTTTTTTCTAGCGGGCAACCGGTTTATGATGGATAAATATCGAAAGAAGTTGCCATGGGTCAAGTAGCGAAATTTCTTTGCTCATTTGTTTAGTGGATTGACAACAAACTCATCGGCTCCAAAACTTCTTTGGGGCAACAGTTAGCAACATACAGAACTATTTAACATCACATTTTCATAGTTCTACTGGCGGGAGTTTTTTACCTCATGGCCTCAAAACTAATTTTGGAAGAACCTTGATTTACAAAACGGGAATGTTCGCATCAAGGGAAATTATTACGAAGGATTTGCAGCTTCCGGAGCGTTTATTTTATCCGGGCAGAAGGATGCTGCTGGCACATTGATTTCTGTGAATAGGGGAAGATCGTTTTACTATTCCCTTCAGTTCCTATTGGTAGATTCTCTTTCAATTAGTTCTCCCGATAAAACAACTTCTACGGGCACAAAATTACTTTTCCGGATGTGCTTCAGTAACAGCTCGCAACTCTTCATGCCAATTTCCAGTGCGGGTTCAGCAACTGTGGAGAGCGTGGGAAAGATTATTTCACACATAGGATCGTTGGTGAAGCCGATAACCCCTACCTCCTTGCCAATTTTTATATTTCTTCTTTTTAAAGAGATCATTGCGCCAATCGCCTTCCTGTCGTTAACGGCAAACAGAGCATCCGGTAAATTTTCTGATTTCTCAAACAGTAGTTCGGCATCGGCTTCACCAGCCTTCTGGGAAAAACCGGAATAAATGATCCATTCATTTCTGATAGGCAAATTATACTTTATAAGTGCATCCCGGTAACCCCTCAGTCGGTTTTCGGTCAGAAATACTCCTTTGGGCCCTGTAATATGTGCTATTTTGGTATATCCCTTCTTTATCAAATGTTCCACTGCCTGATAGGCACCATCGTAATCATCCTGCATTACCCTGGAAACATTGATCTGTTCGGGAACCCGGTCAAAAAAAACAACGGGTAACCCATCATCAATTATGTCCTGAAAATGCATACAGGCATCCGATGGGGATGAAACACAAGCCAGTATACCGTCCAGGCTACTGAATGAGAGATCCTTCACGATGTCTTTTTCAAGATCGGAAGAGTCATTTGTGATATATAAAAAGATATTATACCCATTTTTTTGTGCAACTTCCTGGATACCCGTTATGACGGTCGAGAAATAGTAATTGGTTATGGCCGGAATAATCACCCCCAGTTTGTGTGTACTGCTTTTAACAAGGCCGGTAGCGTTAAAATTGGGCTTGTAATTCATCTTTATGGCTGTTTCCAGCACCAGTTGCCTGGTTTGAGGGCTAACGTCGTATGCATCCCTTAATGCACGGGATACCGTGGCGACCGATATCCCCAGTGCTTTGGCAATGTCCTTTATGGTAGTATATCTCCTCAGCATTTGTTTTAATCCTAGTGCGAACCTGTAAGCCGTGTTTCGATAACGTTCTCGTTACTATTTAATGAGAATGGCAGAAATAGCTAAGCAAATCCTTGTAAAATTGTAAATGTAAAATTGAAAATTTGGATTACAGCCACATATAGAATAAGATTATTTTGCCGGACCAATCCGTTCAGAACTCAAATATGATACCTTCTCTTCTAAAAATAAAACGGACTTTTATCATACTGGTATTGTTTCTGTCAGGTTCTGTTCATGCATTCTGCTGTTTTATTACGGTTCCTGATAGCTTACCCGGTGTTTTTAATGCTGAAAAGGTTGATTTAACAGAAAAGGCCTTAAGGTACAAAGCTTCGGTACAGTACCAGAAATGTATGTTACCGCAAACGCCTGACGAGCTGAAAGCTTACCTGAAAAAGGTGAGGGAAAAGGTTATTTTGAAGTCGGGTGTGGTGATAACCCCGGATCTGCCGCTGCATTATCAGGAAACGGGAAGCAGGCAATTATCTGGGTATACAATTAAAAATGTAACCTTTCAGGCCAGAGAGGGAATATATACTACCGCGAATTTATATGTTCCGGACGGCAAGGGGAAATTTCCGGCAGTTATTGCCATGCATGGGCACTGGGCGGATGGTAAGACAAACCCTGTTGTACAAGCCCTGGGGCATACTCTGGCTTTAAACGGTTATGTTTGCCTGGTTGTGGATGCCTGGGGCGCTGGTGAGCGCACCACCGAACACGGCGTGCAGGAATATCATGGCGCTAATCTGGGTGCATCGCTGCTGAATATCGGAGAAACTTTACTAGGAGCCCAGCTATCTGATAATATCCGTGGAGTTGATTTATTGACCTCATTGCCTTATGTAAATCCAGAAAAAATCGGAGCTACCGGCGCCAGCGGGGGAGGAAATCAGACGATGTGGCTGGCGGCAATCGACCAGCGTATTAAAGCGGCTATGCCGGTTGTAAGCGTTGGTACTTTCGAATCCTATATCATGCGCAGCAACTGTGTATGCGAGTTATTGCCGGAGGGTCTGACATTTACTGAGGAAGCTGGTATTTTGGGACTTATTGCACCACGGGCTCTTAAAATTTGTAACGCCCTGCACGACTCCAATCCCACTTTCATGCCTGCTGAAATGCTCAGAAGTTATGAAAATGTAAAACCGGTTTTTGCACTTCACAATGCTTATGATAAGCTGAGCTATCAGCTTTTTAATACTGGGCATGGCTACTGGCCTGACATGCGGGAAACCATGGTCGGCTGGTTTGATCTGGAACTTGCCGGTAAGGGTTCGGGAATGCCCAAAAAAGAAATACCATTTGATCTGCAACCGGATTGGTCGTTGATGGTTTATCCCAAAGGGCAGAGAGTAAAAAATGTGATGGGGATAGCCGAGCACTGCAGAAATACGGGAGCGGTTTTAAAAAGCGCGACAGTTGAGGCGAATGCAGATAAAAAGAGATCGGAACTAAGACAATTGATAAAGCTGGGTGAACTTCCCGATGTGAAAGAAGCAAACACGATAGAAACCGTGAAGGGCTGGGAACGTGTGGTGCTGGAAACATCTGATAACCGGTTGATTCCTGTTCTTTACCACGCACCAGGGAAGGGAGTATCTGAAGTGTCAGTCGTGCTGAATCCGAAGGGAAAAGAATTAATAACAGCGGATACTTACGAAAACCTGCTTTTGGCAGGTAAGGGTGTTCTGGTTCTGGATTTGTGGGGAACGGGAGAGGTAGCATCGCAGTCGGCTGCAACGTTTGACAAAGGACTCGTTGCTTTTCACACTTTGTCGAGAGCTTCCTTGTGGCTCGGAAGTACCGTAATGGCCGAATGGGTTAAAGATCTTGCAATTGCTGTAAAATATGTGAGATCGCAGAACAAAGGGATCGTCGTATCAGTAGTAGCTGAAAAGGAAGCTGGTGTAGCGGCTTTAATCTATGCTTCTCTCGAAGGAAAAATAGAGCGTATCGACTTAAAGGCGACCCCTGTAAGTTATGTGTTTGATCAACGGGAAACGATTGATTATTACAGCATGGCTATTCATATTCCGGGATTTTTGAAGTGGGGAGATGTGTCGTTACTCACAGCTCTTTCCAATACAAAGGTCAGCTTTTCTGACTCCAGATCGATGTCGGGACGGAAGACAAGTGAGAAGGAGTTACTTCAATACCGGCAGGAATATTCCGGATATATAAAGGATTTTAAATCAAACGCTTATGCTGATTTTAGATAAATATCTATGAAAAAAAGAGACTTTTTGAAATTGACAGGCCTGGGTGGAATCGGCCTGGTAGGAAGCGGACTCTCCGAAAGTTATGGCATGAAAGCCAGTACTAGTTCCTATGCGCAGAAATTTAACATGTGCGGATATGCTGCACCCAAAATGGACAATGTACGTATAGCGTATATCGGTTTAGGAAACAGGGGGGGCGGAGCGATTAAACGGATCGTCCATCTGGAAAATGTGCAGGTGAAAGCCATTTGTGATATAAGGACGGAAAAAGCGGCGGAGGCAAAAAAAACCTTTGAAGGGAGCGGGCATAATCCTGTGGTCTATTCCGGGTCGGCTGATGCCTGGAAAAAATTATGTGAGAGAGACGATATTGATCTGATCTATATCTGTACGCCCTGGAGTCTGCATGCGCCAATGGCTTTGTATGCTATGGAACACGGCAAACACGTAGCGGTAGAGATACCCGCTGCCACCACCGTTGAAGACTGCTGGAAGCTGGTAGAGACATCCGAACGTACTAAAAAGCACTGTATGATGCTTGAAAACTGCTGTTATGATTTCTTTGAACTGCTGACCTTGAATATGGCCCGCCAAGGGTATTTCGGAGAGATCATTCATGCAGAGGGAGCGTATATCCACGATATTTACGATTCTCTTTTTGATAAGAGCAAGCGTTACGATCTTTGGCGTCTGAAAGAAAACCAGAGAAACGGGAATTTATATCCAACCCATGGTCTTGGTCCTGTGGCACAGGTACTGGATATCAACCGGGGTGATAAGATGGACTATCTAGTCAGTATGGCTAGCAACGATTTTATGCTCGGGCCGCGTGCGCAGCAACTCGCCGGTGAAGATCCTGTTTTCAAACCATTTGCCGGTAAAAAATTCAGGGGCAATATGAACACCACTACTGTCCGAACCGCTAAGGGAAAAACCATCATGCTTCAGCATGACGTTACCTCTCCCCGGGTATACTCGCGCCTTCACCTGATCAGCGGTACCAAAGGTTCTGCCCAGAAGTATCCCTTACCCGAGAGCAAACAGCGCGGAAGAATTTCGAAGGGGCATGAATGGCTGAGCGACAGCGAATTCCAGGAGCTGGAGCAAAAATATCAGCCCGAAATCGTGAAAAGAATAGGGGAACTGGCGAAAAAAGTCGGCGGCCATGGAGGAATGGATTTTCTGATGGACTGGCGCTTGATCGACTGTCTGCGTAACGGTCTTCCGCTAGATCAGGATGTGTATGATGCCGCTTCATGGAGTGTTATTTCACCTTTAAGTGAATGGTCGGTATCGCATCGGTCCAATTCAATTGATATACCCGATTTCACCTCCGGAGCATGGAAAACCAATAAGCCGGTTGACATTACGCTGAAAGAAGGCGGAAATACCGGAGTAAGGTCATAATTACCAGCTTGTAAATAGTTTACTTCAAATAATATATTAAATAAAGATTGATGAAAGTGATCATTTCTAAGGATAAGCAGGCGTTAGGAAAGGAAGCCGGATTATATGCGGGAGAGTTAATCCGTGATATAATTGCTGAGAAGGGCCATGCTAATATCATTCTGGCAACGGGAACAAGTCAGTTTGAAACATTGAATCAATTAATTGAGGATACCGGTATCGATTGGTCGAAGGTAACCATGTTCCACCTGGATGAGTACATCGGTATGCCGGTAACACATCCTGCCAGTTTCAGAAAATACCTGAATGAACGGTTTTTAGCCAAAGTTCCTTCTCTTGCAGCAAGTTACCTGATCAACGGAGAAACCGATGTTGAGCAAGAGGTGGCAAAACTCGGCGAGATCATCAGCCAGCACCCTATTGATGTAGCGCTGGTCGGTATCGGAGAAAACGGGCACCTGGCTTTCAATGACCCTCCGGCTGATTTTGATACGGAAGAGCCCTATCTGATTGTCAATCTGGATGAGCCTTGCCGTCGTCAGCAGATGGGCGAGGGATGGTTTGGTTCTCTTGAGGAAGTACCCTTGCAGGCTATCAGTATGTCGGTGAGGCAGATCATGAAATCAAAACATATTATCTGCTCAGTACCTGATGAAAGAAAAGCTATTGCGGTAAAAAATAGCCTCGAAAAGGAAGTAAGTAATCTTTATCCTGCGAGTATTCTGCAGCTGCATGCCAGCTGTACTTTCTTCCTGGATAAAAGCTCGGCGTCCATGCTGCAGGAAGACATGTCTGAAATAAAATAATGCGCCGCAATGGTATGGTCAGATATTTAGAAAGTATAGTGGGTAAATATGGACCAGTCGATCATTTTAATTAAAAACGCTAACTGATATGATGGAAGCAACTTCGGTTTCAATTGAGAAGGAAGAAAAACCGACCCGTTCGCTCGGGCGGCTTGCTTCCATGGATGCCCTTCGCGGATTGGATATGCTGATGATCTCCGGCGGAGGTGCGTTCATTTATCTGTTGGGAGGCAAGACGGGTATATCTTTTATTGACGCGGTTTCCGCTCAGTTTGTTCATCCAGATTGGAATGGATTTACCCTTTATGATTTTATTTTTCCGCTATTTCTGTTTCTGGCAGGAACATCTTTGGCATTCAGCCTGACGGGCGCCCTTTCCAAAGGAGCCAATAAAGCAGAGCTGAGGAATAAGGTTTTTAAGCGCATGCTCATCCTCATTTTCCTTGGTATACTTGATAAAAATGCTCCTATGGACATTTTTGATCCCGCACATATCCGCTATGGCAGTGTGCTGGGGCGCATTGGTCTGGCCACTTTTGTGGTAGCAATGCTGTATATGAATTTTTCGCGTAGCCAAAGATTATACATCGGTCTGGGAACGCTTGTGCTGTATTACCTGGCACTAATACTGATCCCTGTTCCGGGCTTCGGAGCCGGTGATCTGTCTTTTGAGGGAAATCTGGTGGGATGGTTTGACAGGAATTTTATGCCCGGCAGATTAAAGCAAACCACTTATGATGAACTTGCGTTGCTTACGCAGTTCCCCGCCATTTGCCTCACCATTTTTGGTTCACTTGCAGGAGATATCTTGCTCTCGATTAAAACTCCGGGTAAGAAAATTCAGGAAATGGTTTTGATGGGAATCATCGGAATAGCAGTGGGGCTGATCTGGAATATTGTTTTTCCAATCAACAAACATCTCTGGTCCAGCTCATTCATCATGCTCACGTCGGGAATGGCATTTATCGCACTTTCGCTGTTCTACTGGATCATTGATGTAAAGGGGTATAAAAAATGGTCGTTTTTCTTCCGGGTTATCGGTATGAATTCACTGGTCATTTATCTGGCAGTACGTTTTGTTGATTTTAATGCATCCTCCCGGTTACTTTTTGAAGGCATTTATAAATACGCCCCCGAACCCTGGCATGAGGTATACAACGCCTTGGGCGGTTTTGTCCTGGTTTGGCTGGTTTTGTATTTTCTCTATCGGAATAAGATTTTTGTTAAAGTATAAATATAACAGGATATGACTTCCGGAAATCCTTGGGATAATGGCAGGAGAGATTTTTTTAAAACTTCTTTTGCTGCTGCGATCCCATTTTTGATGAATGAAGATTTAATGCCGGATATCATTTCTTCGGAACCAACATTTTCCAGCGACGGGTCTATGGCAGCGCAAAAAAGCATTATTGGCGGATACGGAGCCTGGGCGGCTTCCCTGTTAAAACCAGTTCCTTCGTTATCTTACCGAAACCCTAAGTGGAAAGATATCAAAGGCTGGCATAATGAAGCGCTCGCTAAGGCCAAGGAGCTGATTGCAAGCCCCGAAAGGGGGGGGCTTCCCCAGGTAAATCTAGAGAAAAAATATATTTATGATGGCCTGGAAATTGAAGAGCTTTGGTGGCAACTACCTTATGGAAGAGCCACGAGGGCGGTTTTATTAAAACCGCAGGGTGCTACCAAACCTTTGCCCGCCATACTCGCCCTGCATGACCATGGAGGTAAAAAATATTTCGGGTACAGAAAAATCGTAAAGACTTCGGACGAACAGCATCCTTTGCTGAAGGACCATCAGGCAACTGATTACGGCGGAAAGGCTTGGGCCAATGAAGTCGCGAAAAGGGGGTATGCTGTTCTGGTGCATGATACCTTCACGTTTGGAAGCCGTCGGGTTTACTATGAAGATGTGCATGGCCTGGATTGGGGAGAACTAAATGTGACAAATAAAACAGATGAAAATCCCGAAGATAGCGAGCATGTAGAAATCTATAATCGCTGGTCTGGGGCGCATGAGCATGTGATGTCCAAGTCATTATTCTGTGCGGGAACCACTTGGCCGGGTGTTTTTTTGTCGGAAGATCAGACTGCTCTGGATATTCTGGCAAGTCGTAAGGATATTGATCCTGAGCGCATCGGCTGTGGTGGGTTGTCGGGTGGCGGATTGCGGACGGTTTATCTGGGCGGGTTGGATCCAAGGATCAAGTGCGCAGTTTGCGTGGGTTTTATGACTACCTGGGCGGACTTAATTCTGACCAAATCTTTTACGCATACCTGGATGACTTACACGCCCTTGCTACCCCAATATCTGGATTTTCCGGAAATACTTGGACTGAGGGTACCGCTGCCAACACTGGTTCAGAATAATAATCAGGATGAGCTGTATACCCTGTCGGAGATGAAAAGGGCCGACGTGGTTTTAGGCGAAGTGTATAAGAAAGCCGGGGCATCAGATAAGTATCTGGCAAAGTTCTACGACGGCGAACATAAATTTGATACGCAGATGCAGGCCGATGCCTTTAACTGGTTTGATAAATGGCTTAAGTGATTACTGTATCACAACATTTTTATTCAGGTATTTTCCCAACTTGTGAACAGTCGCCTCAATTCCGTCAGTCTGCCATTTATTGAATCGGGTAAAGGGAAAAATGCTGATCAGTACATCATTTTTCCTGAAAGTACGCTTGTATAATCCCTCTGCTTTCCTGTTGATCACCACGATAATATACCAAGTCTCTTTTTGCCAAATGGCAAGAAATTCCTTTCTGATTCTGGTCATCTTTGCCCTGTTGAACATCAAAAAACAGAAAGATGGAAAAGATAGTATTGGTTACAGGAGCCTCGACGGGAATTGGAAAGGCAACGGCGATATATTTGGCGCAAAATGGCTACAAGGTGTATGGAGGGGCGCGCAGATTAGAAAAAATGGAGGATTTGAAGGGTTTGGGGGTAAAACCGGTTTGTTTGGATGTCAGCAGTGAGGAAAGTCGGGTTGCCTGTATCGATCAGATTTTGAGGGAGGCCGGGCGCATCGATATTTTGATCAACAATGCGGGTTCGGGCTACTATGGATCATTGGAGGATATGCCTATAGCCGACGCAAAATATCAGATGGAAGTAAATGTTTTCGGTGTGGCTCGGCTGATTCAGTTGGCGTTGCCGTCCATGAGGAAAAATCACTTCGGGAAAATCGTCAATATTTCGTCTGTGGGCGGGAAGGTAACATTGCCAATGGGCAGCTGGTATCACGCGAGTAAATTTGCCATTGAGGGTTTGAGTGATGCACTCCGGAAAGAGGTAAAATCTTTCGGGATCGACGTGGTTGTCATAGAGCCGGGAGGCACAAAATCGGAAATGACCGGGCTGGGAGGAGCGTATATGATGGCGGTCTCAGGAAATTCACCCTACGGTGCGCTGGCGAAGGGCGTTGACAAGATGTATGCAGGTATTGCCAAAGACGCTGCGGAACCGATCGTCATTGCCAAACTGATCAAGAAGGGAATTGAAGCAAAAAATCCCAAAACAAGATATGTCGGCGCTTCCGGGGCAAAATTGATGTTATTTTTCAGGAAAATTCTGTCAGATAAACAATTTGACAAAATGGTAATGAGTCAAATCAAATAACCCCAATGGAATACGTACCATGGAAGCACTCATTCATTATTTGTTGCAATTTGGCAATTTGAATACGATCCAAATTGAGCTGATCAAAAACAAGCTCGTTTTTAAGGAGATTAAAAAGGATGAGTATTTTCAGGAAGCAGGGAAAATACCTCGTGAAATCATCTTTTTGACGGAAGGGATCATGAGAATTTGTTATTACAACAACAAGGGCGATGAGATCACGAAATATTTTATAGAGGAAAATCATTTTCTGGCCGACATCAACAGCTACAATCAGGAAATCCCTTCAACCGAATACATACAGGCGATTACCGACTGTTCGTACTATGTTTTGTCTAAAAGTGCAATGAGAGAGTTATCCATGACGATCATTGAATGGGACAGCATTGTCGCTAAGATTACCGCCAAGGGCCTTGCCGACAAAGTGAACAAAATCAGTCCGATGATGTCAGAAGACGCAAAGGCGCGCTACCTGTCCTTCCTAGAAAAATTTCCCGGGCTGGCTCACCGCATCCCGCTTTCCTATTTGGCTTCATACCTGGGAATTACACCATCTTCCCTCAGCAGGATCAGGAGAAATATCCGTTAACAGGAGGATCCAAAAGACCCTGTACTTTTTGGAAATGAAACCGGAAATCGTGAGGATGAATGAAGTCCCGGGAGGTCATAAGCCCGTCCGAAATGATAGTTGCCAAAAATCAAACCTTATTCTTTACTCCAATTTGGTCAGCCCCCAGGTATATCCCGGCCCATTGCAGATCCTCCGGCGTAGTAACTTTGATGTTTTCATAACTACCGTCGATCAGATGAATGTGATAACCGGCAGCCTCAAGAACGCTGGCGCAATCGGTAAACTGCGGTTGATAGGGTGCAGAAAATGCCTCACGCATCCAATCGAGCCTGAATGTCTGTGGTGTCTGGATCAACCGGAAGATACTCCTGTCCTGGGCTGTATTGGTGTTATCTTTATTCACGATCCGTATCGAATCCTTTAAATCAACGCTTGTTACTGCTGTACCACTTTGCGCCGCTTTTTTAAAGCCGGATGAAATAATATCGCTGGAAATGACAGGCCGCACGCCGTCGTGCACGGCCACAATACCGTCCTGACCTTTAATTGCATGCAGGCCGTTCCGGACAGAATGGAACCTGGTTTCTCCTCCGGCAATGAGCTGGTAATCAATATTTAGCTGGTGTTTGGTGCAAAGTTCCTGCCAAAGCGGGAATTGCCCGGCAGGTAATACCAGGATAATATGCAGTTCTTCGGAATAATGCCGAAAGGCCCGCAGGGTATAAAACAGGATGGGAAGCCCGTTCACTTCCAGAAATTGTTTCGGGATGTCACTTTTCATCCGGCTGCCGGAGCCTCCGGCTACAATGATGGCATATTCCTGCATATGGCGCGCATTCAATAAAAAATGTCATTCACAGAAGGGGAGATTAACCCACCACCATAAATGACAATTTATAATTTTTAATCTTATTATCAG
This portion of the Dyadobacter sp. CECT 9275 genome encodes:
- a CDS encoding glycosyltransferase family 2 protein; this translates as MDLSPKYRLLAFFKRIEATIIAQITKDCVNNRQQLASNKVYSEVASIINRQGALYPMITVITPSTGSEVLLKAIDSVLHQDFHDIVHLIVADGEDCKENILRMVNDFDQDRCKVMVLPFNTGRNGMNGHRIYAALPFLVNSEYIFFLDQDNWLDANHISSMICMMEKDKLDWVFSMRKIFTEDGVFVTNDNCESLGDYGCYSQLPNLVDTNCYGFRRDTLVRSAHYWYHPLRADRYFFHHLRRESPNYKCTGLYTVNYRLTENRSPYPEFFLAGNRFMMDKYRKKLPWVK
- a CDS encoding oxidoreductase, yielding MEKIVLVTGASTGIGKATAIYLAQNGYKVYGGARRLEKMEDLKGLGVKPVCLDVSSEESRVACIDQILREAGRIDILINNAGSGYYGSLEDMPIADAKYQMEVNVFGVARLIQLALPSMRKNHFGKIVNISSVGGKVTLPMGSWYHASKFAIEGLSDALRKEVKSFGIDVVVIEPGGTKSEMTGLGGAYMMAVSGNSPYGALAKGVDKMYAGIAKDAAEPIVIAKLIKKGIEAKNPKTRYVGASGAKLMLFFRKILSDKQFDKMVMSQIK
- a CDS encoding LacI family DNA-binding transcriptional regulator; translation: MLRRYTTIKDIAKALGISVATVSRALRDAYDVSPQTRQLVLETAIKMNYKPNFNATGLVKSSTHKLGVIIPAITNYYFSTVITGIQEVAQKNGYNIFLYITNDSSDLEKDIVKDLSFSSLDGILACVSSPSDACMHFQDIIDDGLPVVFFDRVPEQINVSRVMQDDYDGAYQAVEHLIKKGYTKIAHITGPKGVFLTENRLRGYRDALIKYNLPIRNEWIIYSGFSQKAGEADAELLFEKSENLPDALFAVNDRKAIGAMISLKRRNIKIGKEVGVIGFTNDPMCEIIFPTLSTVAEPALEIGMKSCELLLKHIRKSNFVPVEVVLSGELIERESTNRN
- a CDS encoding glucosamine-6-phosphate deaminase — its product is MKVIISKDKQALGKEAGLYAGELIRDIIAEKGHANIILATGTSQFETLNQLIEDTGIDWSKVTMFHLDEYIGMPVTHPASFRKYLNERFLAKVPSLAASYLINGETDVEQEVAKLGEIISQHPIDVALVGIGENGHLAFNDPPADFDTEEPYLIVNLDEPCRRQQMGEGWFGSLEEVPLQAISMSVRQIMKSKHIICSVPDERKAIAVKNSLEKEVSNLYPASILQLHASCTFFLDKSSASMLQEDMSEIK
- a CDS encoding Crp/Fnr family transcriptional regulator — its product is MEALIHYLLQFGNLNTIQIELIKNKLVFKEIKKDEYFQEAGKIPREIIFLTEGIMRICYYNNKGDEITKYFIEENHFLADINSYNQEIPSTEYIQAITDCSYYVLSKSAMRELSMTIIEWDSIVAKITAKGLADKVNKISPMMSEDAKARYLSFLEKFPGLAHRIPLSYLASYLGITPSSLSRIRRNIR
- a CDS encoding acyltransferase family protein, yielding MMEATSVSIEKEEKPTRSLGRLASMDALRGLDMLMISGGGAFIYLLGGKTGISFIDAVSAQFVHPDWNGFTLYDFIFPLFLFLAGTSLAFSLTGALSKGANKAELRNKVFKRMLILIFLGILDKNAPMDIFDPAHIRYGSVLGRIGLATFVVAMLYMNFSRSQRLYIGLGTLVLYYLALILIPVPGFGAGDLSFEGNLVGWFDRNFMPGRLKQTTYDELALLTQFPAICLTIFGSLAGDILLSIKTPGKKIQEMVLMGIIGIAVGLIWNIVFPINKHLWSSSFIMLTSGMAFIALSLFYWIIDVKGYKKWSFFFRVIGMNSLVIYLAVRFVDFNASSRLLFEGIYKYAPEPWHEVYNALGGFVLVWLVLYFLYRNKIFVKV
- a CDS encoding dienelactone hydrolase family protein, translated to MIPSLLKIKRTFIILVLFLSGSVHAFCCFITVPDSLPGVFNAEKVDLTEKALRYKASVQYQKCMLPQTPDELKAYLKKVREKVILKSGVVITPDLPLHYQETGSRQLSGYTIKNVTFQAREGIYTTANLYVPDGKGKFPAVIAMHGHWADGKTNPVVQALGHTLALNGYVCLVVDAWGAGERTTEHGVQEYHGANLGASLLNIGETLLGAQLSDNIRGVDLLTSLPYVNPEKIGATGASGGGNQTMWLAAIDQRIKAAMPVVSVGTFESYIMRSNCVCELLPEGLTFTEEAGILGLIAPRALKICNALHDSNPTFMPAEMLRSYENVKPVFALHNAYDKLSYQLFNTGHGYWPDMRETMVGWFDLELAGKGSGMPKKEIPFDLQPDWSLMVYPKGQRVKNVMGIAEHCRNTGAVLKSATVEANADKKRSELRQLIKLGELPDVKEANTIETVKGWERVVLETSDNRLIPVLYHAPGKGVSEVSVVLNPKGKELITADTYENLLLAGKGVLVLDLWGTGEVASQSAATFDKGLVAFHTLSRASLWLGSTVMAEWVKDLAIAVKYVRSQNKGIVVSVVAEKEAGVAALIYASLEGKIERIDLKATPVSYVFDQRETIDYYSMAIHIPGFLKWGDVSLLTALSNTKVSFSDSRSMSGRKTSEKELLQYRQEYSGYIKDFKSNAYADFR
- a CDS encoding Gfo/Idh/MocA family protein, translated to MSMKKRDFLKLTGLGGIGLVGSGLSESYGMKASTSSYAQKFNMCGYAAPKMDNVRIAYIGLGNRGGGAIKRIVHLENVQVKAICDIRTEKAAEAKKTFEGSGHNPVVYSGSADAWKKLCERDDIDLIYICTPWSLHAPMALYAMEHGKHVAVEIPAATTVEDCWKLVETSERTKKHCMMLENCCYDFFELLTLNMARQGYFGEIIHAEGAYIHDIYDSLFDKSKRYDLWRLKENQRNGNLYPTHGLGPVAQVLDINRGDKMDYLVSMASNDFMLGPRAQQLAGEDPVFKPFAGKKFRGNMNTTTVRTAKGKTIMLQHDVTSPRVYSRLHLISGTKGSAQKYPLPESKQRGRISKGHEWLSDSEFQELEQKYQPEIVKRIGELAKKVGGHGGMDFLMDWRLIDCLRNGLPLDQDVYDAASWSVISPLSEWSVSHRSNSIDIPDFTSGAWKTNKPVDITLKEGGNTGVRS
- a CDS encoding alpha/beta hydrolase family protein, which gives rise to MTSGNPWDNGRRDFFKTSFAAAIPFLMNEDLMPDIISSEPTFSSDGSMAAQKSIIGGYGAWAASLLKPVPSLSYRNPKWKDIKGWHNEALAKAKELIASPERGGLPQVNLEKKYIYDGLEIEELWWQLPYGRATRAVLLKPQGATKPLPAILALHDHGGKKYFGYRKIVKTSDEQHPLLKDHQATDYGGKAWANEVAKRGYAVLVHDTFTFGSRRVYYEDVHGLDWGELNVTNKTDENPEDSEHVEIYNRWSGAHEHVMSKSLFCAGTTWPGVFLSEDQTALDILASRKDIDPERIGCGGLSGGGLRTVYLGGLDPRIKCAVCVGFMTTWADLILTKSFTHTWMTYTPLLPQYLDFPEILGLRVPLPTLVQNNNQDELYTLSEMKRADVVLGEVYKKAGASDKYLAKFYDGEHKFDTQMQADAFNWFDKWLK